From one Sphaeramia orbicularis chromosome 9, fSphaOr1.1, whole genome shotgun sequence genomic stretch:
- the LOC115426261 gene encoding vesicle-associated membrane protein 8-like yields METLYKKIEEVKEEMTKNVKQVLDRNDNLDTLNKTSEDLKKWAEIFEWKTGKVAQSYCWKRAKLITVIVVVVLIIILIVILLATGVIPVNIHSPPVTPTSKP; encoded by the exons ATGGAGACCCTTTATAAAAAGATAGAGGAGGTCAAAGAGGAGATGACGAAGAATGTGAAACAAGTACTAGACCGCAACGACAACCTGGATACACTGAACAAAACATCAGAAGACCTGAAAAAATGG gCTGAAATCTTTGAGTGGAAGACTGGGAAAGTGGCTCAGTCCTACTGCTGGAAGAGAGCCAAGCTGATCACCGTCATTGTGGTTGTtgtcctcatcatcatcctcatcgtcATCCTCCTGGCCACTGGGGTCATCCCTGTTAATATCCATTCCCCTCCAGTTACTCCAACCTCCAAACCATAA
- the LOC115425943 gene encoding vesicle-associated membrane protein 8-like, translating into MDTDPERGGEAVVPEPRDKVQALRDQVDGVKNIMTENVDRILARGERLDDLMGKSEDLQAGAQHFKQTSQKVARSYWWKNVKLIVVIVVIVLIIVLIIILLATGVIPTSAPVPPIVNPTGKP; encoded by the exons ATGGACACCGATCCG gaGCGAGGAGGCGAGGCCGTGGTGCCCGAGCCCCGGGACAAGGTCCAGGCCTTGAGGGATCAGGTGGATGGAGTGAAAAATATCATGACGGAGAACGTGGACCGAATCCTGGCCCGCGGAGAGAGACTGGATGACCTCATGGGCAAGTCTGAGGACCTGCAAGCAGGG GCTCAACACTTCAAGCAGACATCTCAGAAAGTGGCTCGCTCCTACTGGTGGAAGAATGTCAAGCTGATCGTGGTCATCGTGGTCATCGTCCTCATCATCGTCCTCATCATCATACTGTTGGCCACCGGCGTCATCCCCACCAGCGCCCCCGTGCCTCCTATAGTCAACCCCACCGGCAAGCCATAA